Proteins co-encoded in one Kocuria flava genomic window:
- a CDS encoding glycerate kinase → MRVVVAPDKFKGSLEAADVVEHLAAGLRAVDPSVEVVAVPVADGGEGTLDAAVGAGFTACPATVTGPVGEPVETEYAVRGRTAVVEMAQASGLVALPTVGHGEPVPDAGGATSRGTGELVRAALDAGARTVVLGVGGSACTDGGAGLLQGLGARLLDDAGQELGRGGAALSRLARVDLSGLDPRVRGARFVLAADVDNPLTGPRGAAAVFGPQKGADPDTVERLDAALAVFRDRLAEALGPDVLEAAAAPGAGAAGGVGFAALAVLGAVRRPGIDVVLELTGLAGRVAGADLVVTGEGSLDEQSLGGKTPLGVAAAAHAAGVPVVAVCGRTTLAPEVLRGAGFARTWALADLEPDPRVSMREAGRLLEQVGADLAREMPGLVHGTTPAHPAPSTAGAPDQKDQ, encoded by the coding sequence GTGCGCGTCGTCGTCGCCCCGGACAAGTTCAAGGGCTCCCTCGAGGCCGCCGACGTCGTCGAGCACCTCGCGGCGGGCCTCCGCGCCGTCGACCCCTCCGTCGAGGTGGTCGCCGTGCCGGTCGCCGACGGCGGGGAGGGCACCCTCGACGCCGCCGTCGGCGCCGGCTTCACCGCCTGCCCCGCGACCGTCACCGGGCCCGTGGGCGAGCCCGTCGAGACCGAGTACGCCGTGCGCGGCCGCACCGCGGTCGTGGAGATGGCCCAGGCCTCCGGGCTGGTCGCCCTGCCCACCGTCGGGCACGGCGAACCCGTGCCCGACGCCGGCGGCGCGACCAGCCGCGGCACCGGCGAGCTCGTCCGGGCCGCCCTCGACGCCGGGGCGCGGACCGTGGTCCTCGGCGTGGGCGGCAGCGCCTGCACCGACGGCGGCGCGGGCCTGCTCCAGGGCCTCGGCGCCCGTCTGCTCGACGACGCCGGCCAGGAGCTCGGCCGGGGAGGGGCCGCCCTGTCCCGCCTCGCCCGCGTCGACCTCTCCGGCCTCGACCCGCGGGTGCGCGGGGCCCGGTTCGTGCTCGCCGCCGACGTCGACAACCCGCTCACCGGTCCCCGCGGCGCCGCCGCCGTCTTCGGCCCCCAGAAGGGCGCCGACCCGGACACGGTCGAGCGCCTCGACGCCGCCCTGGCCGTGTTCCGCGACCGCCTCGCCGAGGCCCTCGGACCGGACGTGCTCGAGGCCGCCGCCGCCCCCGGCGCCGGCGCCGCCGGCGGGGTCGGCTTCGCCGCGCTCGCCGTCCTCGGCGCCGTGCGCCGCCCCGGGATCGACGTGGTCCTGGAGCTCACCGGGCTGGCCGGCCGCGTGGCCGGCGCCGACCTCGTGGTCACCGGCGAGGGCAGCCTCGACGAGCAGAGCCTCGGCGGCAAGACCCCCCTGGGCGTGGCCGCCGCCGCCCACGCCGCCGGCGTCCCGGTCGTGGCCGTGTGCGGGCGCACCACCCTGGCGCCCGAGGTGCTGCGCGGGGCCGGCTTCGCCCGGACCTGGGCGCTCGCCGACCTCGAGCCCGACCCCCGGGTGAGCATGCGCGAGGCCGGCCGGCTGCTCGAGCAGGTCGGCGCCGACCTGGCCCGGGAGATGCCCGGGCTCGTGCACGGCACCACCCCCGCCCACCCCGCGCCGTCGACCGCCGGCGCGCCCGACCAGAAGGACCAGTGA
- the gcl gene encoding glyoxylate carboligase, with translation MARMRTVDAVVAILEKEGATEAFGLPGAAINPLYSAMRAHGGIRHTLARHVEGASHMAEGYTRAAAGNIGVCIGTSGPAGTDMITGLYSASADSIPILCITGQAPVAKLHKEDFQAVDIAAIAGPVTKMAMTVLEPGQIPGAFQKAFSLMRSGRPGPVLLDLPLDVQLAEIEFDIDLYEPLPVHKPAATRAQAEKVLDMLAAAERPLIVAGGGIVNADASDKLVELAELLDVPVIPTLMGWGTIPDDHPLMAGMVGLQTSHRYGNATFLESDFVLGIGNRWANRHTGGLETYTRGRTFVHVDIEPTQIGRVFSPDLGIVSDAGAALEVLVEAARDRRSGPGLPDRSEWVKDCARRKGTLHRKTHFEQVPVKPQRVYEEMNAAFGTDVTYVSTIGLSQIAGGQFLHVYGPRKWINAGQAGPLGWTGPAALGVVRAVPEANVVALSGDYDFQFMIEELAVGAQFNLPYVHVVVNNSYLGLIRQSQRGFKMEQNVSLAFENINSPETQGYGVDHLKVVEGLGCKALRVTDPEKLREAFAEARTLAGEHQVPVVVEVILERVTNISMGTEIDGVVEFEELAERGVDAPTAIALLD, from the coding sequence ATGGCCAGAATGCGCACGGTCGACGCCGTCGTCGCCATCCTCGAGAAGGAGGGCGCCACCGAGGCCTTCGGCCTGCCCGGCGCCGCGATCAACCCGCTCTACTCCGCGATGCGCGCCCACGGCGGCATCCGGCACACCCTCGCCCGCCACGTCGAGGGCGCCTCCCACATGGCGGAGGGCTACACCCGCGCCGCCGCCGGCAACATCGGGGTGTGCATCGGCACCTCCGGCCCGGCCGGCACGGACATGATCACGGGCCTGTACTCCGCCTCCGCGGACTCGATCCCGATCCTGTGCATCACCGGGCAGGCCCCGGTCGCGAAGCTGCACAAGGAGGACTTCCAGGCCGTGGACATCGCCGCCATCGCCGGTCCCGTCACCAAGATGGCCATGACCGTGCTCGAGCCCGGCCAGATCCCCGGCGCCTTCCAGAAGGCCTTCTCGCTGATGCGCTCGGGCCGGCCGGGGCCCGTGCTGCTGGACCTGCCCCTGGACGTGCAGCTGGCCGAGATCGAGTTCGACATCGACCTCTACGAGCCGCTGCCCGTGCACAAGCCGGCGGCCACCCGCGCCCAGGCCGAGAAGGTCCTGGACATGCTGGCCGCCGCCGAGCGGCCCCTGATCGTGGCCGGCGGCGGGATCGTCAACGCCGACGCCTCGGACAAGCTCGTGGAGCTGGCGGAGCTGCTCGACGTGCCGGTGATCCCGACCCTCATGGGCTGGGGCACCATTCCCGACGACCACCCGCTGATGGCCGGCATGGTCGGCCTGCAGACCTCCCACCGCTACGGCAACGCCACGTTCCTGGAGTCGGACTTCGTGCTGGGCATCGGCAACCGCTGGGCCAACCGGCACACCGGCGGGCTGGAGACCTACACCCGCGGGCGCACCTTCGTGCACGTGGACATCGAGCCGACCCAGATCGGGCGGGTCTTCTCCCCCGACCTCGGCATCGTCTCCGACGCCGGCGCGGCCCTGGAGGTGCTCGTCGAGGCCGCCCGCGACCGCCGCTCCGGGCCCGGCCTGCCGGACCGCTCCGAGTGGGTCAAGGACTGCGCCCGCCGCAAGGGCACGCTGCACCGCAAGACCCACTTCGAGCAGGTGCCGGTCAAGCCCCAGCGCGTCTACGAGGAGATGAACGCGGCCTTCGGCACGGACGTCACCTACGTCTCCACGATCGGGCTCTCCCAGATCGCCGGCGGGCAGTTCCTGCACGTCTACGGCCCGCGCAAGTGGATCAACGCCGGGCAGGCCGGCCCGCTGGGCTGGACCGGCCCCGCCGCCCTGGGCGTGGTGCGCGCCGTGCCGGAGGCCAACGTGGTGGCCCTCTCGGGCGACTACGACTTCCAGTTCATGATCGAGGAGCTGGCCGTGGGCGCGCAGTTCAACCTGCCCTACGTGCACGTGGTCGTGAACAACTCCTACCTGGGCCTGATCCGCCAGTCCCAGCGCGGGTTCAAGATGGAGCAGAACGTCTCCCTCGCCTTCGAGAACATCAACTCCCCCGAGACCCAGGGGTATGGTGTGGATCACCTGAAGGTGGTCGAGGGGCTCGGCTGCAAGGCGCTGCGCGTGACCGACCCGGAGAAGCTGCGCGAGGCCTTCGCCGAGGCCCGCACCCTCGCCGGCGAGCACCAGGTGCCGGTCGTGGTCGAGGTGATCCTCGAGCGGGTCACCAACATCTCGATGGGCACCGAGATCGACGGCGTGGTCGAGTTCGAGGAGCTGGCCGAGCGCGGGGTGGACGCCCCCACCGCGATCGCCCTGCTCGACTGA
- a CDS encoding lysylphosphatidylglycerol synthase domain-containing protein, with the protein MPSAAVPARPRRRALAAALQVLAGAVLLAALFRAFGTEALGAALGMLSPATVAAALLAGLVATAAQAQRWRLVARARGVRLGFGESFAECWAAGLVNLLLPGGVTGDAVRVLRRRRSGDSLPEAGAAVVGERLAGTSILLAAGVLPALALGPWAAAGLGAGALAVGAAAWRAGAGAPWRDRAAVWGLSVLSWACFQGLFLLAALATVPGAPVGALWGTTVLGLAGMSVPVGIGGWGPREGVTALAAAAHGLGGGTGFAISLGYGLLALVSALPGAVALLRWLLPGRALSSRRGG; encoded by the coding sequence ATGCCCAGCGCCGCCGTCCCCGCCCGCCCGCGGCGCCGGGCGCTTGCGGCCGCGCTGCAGGTGCTCGCCGGCGCCGTGCTGCTCGCGGCCCTGTTCCGCGCCTTCGGCACGGAGGCCCTCGGCGCCGCCCTGGGGATGCTCTCCCCGGCCACCGTGGCCGCCGCGCTGCTCGCCGGGCTCGTCGCCACCGCCGCCCAGGCCCAGCGGTGGCGGCTCGTGGCCCGCGCCCGCGGCGTGCGGCTGGGCTTCGGCGAGTCCTTCGCCGAGTGCTGGGCCGCCGGGCTGGTGAACCTGCTGCTGCCCGGCGGGGTGACGGGCGACGCCGTGCGGGTGCTGCGCCGCCGCCGCAGCGGCGACAGCCTCCCCGAGGCCGGGGCGGCCGTGGTCGGGGAGCGGCTGGCCGGCACCTCGATCCTGCTCGCGGCCGGGGTCCTGCCCGCTCTGGCCCTCGGCCCGTGGGCCGCGGCCGGGCTGGGGGCCGGGGCGCTCGCCGTGGGGGCCGCCGCGTGGCGGGCCGGGGCCGGGGCGCCGTGGCGGGACCGGGCGGCCGTGTGGGGGCTGTCGGTCCTGAGCTGGGCCTGCTTCCAGGGACTGTTCCTGCTGGCCGCCCTCGCCACCGTTCCCGGCGCGCCGGTGGGCGCGCTGTGGGGCACCACCGTGCTCGGGCTCGCGGGGATGTCGGTGCCCGTGGGGATCGGCGGGTGGGGGCCGCGGGAGGGCGTGACGGCCCTCGCCGCGGCCGCCCACGGCCTGGGGGGCGGGACCGGGTTCGCGATCTCCCTGGGCTACGGGCTGCTCGCGCTCGTCTCGGCGCTGCCCGGCGCGGTGGCGCTGCTGCGCTGGCTGCTGCCGGGCCGGGCGCTCAGCTCTCGCCGCGGCGGATGA
- the allB gene encoding allantoinase AllB — MVRGRSVSCGDHFAPREIGVRDGRIVAVEPLGAGLRGREVVELAEDETLLPGLVDTHVHINEPGRTEWEGFASATRAAAAGGVTTVLDMPLNSVPATVNVPALEYKRLFARNNAFVDVGFWGGAIPGNKPHLRELHDDGVFGFKCFLLHSGVDEFPHLEADEMEEYLAEIKTFDSLMIVHAEDSRAIDRAPHPEGDVYENFLKSRPRGAENLAIAEVIERTRWTGARSHILHLSSSDALPMLATAKRDGLDITVETCPHYLTLLAEEVPNGATAFKCCPPVREVGNRELLWEGLIDGTIDFIVSDHSPSTLDLKDLENGDFGVAWGGVSSLQLGLSLIWTEARRRGVDLGRVVEWMSTRPAQRAGLRTKGKLALGYDADLVVFAADDAFVVDAGKLHHRNPITPYQGKALSGRVRRTFVRGRAVDFETPRGRLIRRGES, encoded by the coding sequence GTGGTGCGCGGGCGCAGCGTCTCGTGCGGCGACCACTTCGCCCCGCGGGAGATCGGGGTGCGCGACGGGCGGATCGTGGCCGTCGAGCCCCTGGGCGCCGGGCTGCGCGGGCGCGAGGTCGTGGAGCTCGCCGAGGACGAGACGCTGCTGCCCGGGCTGGTCGACACCCACGTGCACATCAACGAGCCCGGCCGCACCGAGTGGGAGGGCTTCGCCTCGGCGACCCGCGCCGCCGCCGCCGGCGGGGTGACCACCGTGCTGGACATGCCCCTGAACTCGGTCCCGGCCACGGTCAACGTCCCGGCGCTGGAGTACAAGCGCCTCTTCGCCCGGAACAACGCCTTCGTGGACGTCGGGTTCTGGGGCGGGGCCATCCCCGGCAACAAGCCCCACCTGCGGGAGCTGCACGACGACGGGGTGTTCGGCTTCAAGTGCTTCCTGCTGCACTCCGGGGTCGACGAGTTCCCGCACCTCGAGGCCGACGAGATGGAGGAGTACCTCGCGGAGATCAAGACCTTCGACTCCCTGATGATCGTCCACGCGGAGGACTCCCGGGCCATCGACCGGGCCCCCCACCCCGAGGGGGACGTCTACGAGAACTTCCTGAAGTCGCGCCCGCGCGGGGCCGAGAACCTCGCGATCGCCGAGGTCATCGAGCGCACCCGGTGGACCGGGGCCCGCTCCCACATCCTGCACCTGTCCTCCTCCGACGCCCTGCCGATGCTGGCCACGGCCAAGCGCGACGGCCTGGACATCACGGTCGAGACCTGCCCGCACTACCTGACGCTGCTGGCCGAGGAGGTGCCCAACGGCGCCACCGCGTTCAAGTGCTGCCCGCCCGTGCGGGAGGTCGGCAACCGGGAGCTGCTGTGGGAGGGGCTGATCGACGGGACGATCGACTTCATCGTCTCCGACCACTCCCCCTCGACCCTGGACCTGAAGGACCTGGAGAACGGGGACTTCGGCGTGGCCTGGGGCGGGGTCTCCTCCCTGCAGCTGGGGCTGTCGCTGATCTGGACCGAGGCCCGACGCCGCGGCGTCGACCTGGGGCGCGTGGTCGAGTGGATGTCGACCCGCCCGGCCCAGCGCGCGGGGCTGCGCACCAAGGGCAAGCTCGCCCTGGGCTACGACGCCGACCTCGTGGTCTTCGCGGCCGACGACGCCTTCGTGGTCGACGCCGGGAAGCTGCACCACAGGAACCCGATCACCCCCTACCAGGGCAAGGCGCTCTCCGGCCGGGTGCGCCGGACGTTCGTGCGGGGGCGGGCCGTCGACTTCGAGACGCCCCGCGGGCGGCTCATCCGCCGCGGCGAGAGCTGA
- a CDS encoding hydroxypyruvate isomerase family protein produces MSYTVNCSILLTDLPLLERPAAAKAAGFDAVEFWWPFAESVPADRDVDAFVRALDDAGVQLSGLNFNAGDMPAGDRGLVSWIGREDEFAQNIAVVAAIGERTGCRAFNALYGNRRDGHRPEAQDELAVANLVAAAEGVAGIGGTVLLEPVSGTEAYPLKTAQDALDVIGAVRAAGPQNIALLADFYHLAVNGDDVGAVIEAHAAGFGHVQIADAPGRNEPGTGELPLQRWIDRTYELGYTGRIGLEYKASQPDPFAWLARAASA; encoded by the coding sequence CCGTCAACTGCTCCATCCTGCTGACCGACCTGCCGCTGCTCGAGCGGCCCGCCGCTGCGAAGGCCGCCGGCTTCGACGCGGTCGAGTTCTGGTGGCCCTTCGCGGAGTCCGTGCCCGCCGACCGCGACGTCGACGCCTTCGTGCGCGCGCTCGACGACGCCGGGGTGCAGCTGAGCGGGCTGAACTTCAACGCCGGGGACATGCCCGCCGGCGACCGCGGCCTCGTGTCCTGGATCGGCCGCGAGGACGAGTTCGCGCAGAACATCGCGGTGGTCGCCGCCATCGGCGAGCGCACCGGCTGCCGCGCCTTCAACGCCCTCTACGGCAACCGCCGGGACGGGCACCGCCCCGAGGCCCAGGACGAGCTGGCCGTGGCCAACCTCGTGGCCGCCGCCGAGGGCGTGGCCGGCATCGGCGGCACCGTGCTGCTCGAGCCGGTCTCGGGCACGGAGGCCTACCCGCTGAAGACCGCCCAGGACGCCCTGGACGTCATCGGGGCGGTCCGGGCCGCCGGGCCGCAGAACATCGCCCTGCTCGCGGACTTCTACCACCTGGCCGTCAACGGGGACGACGTCGGGGCCGTGATCGAGGCCCACGCCGCCGGGTTCGGGCACGTCCAGATCGCCGACGCCCCCGGGCGCAACGAGCCCGGCACCGGCGAGCTGCCCCTGCAGCGCTGGATCGACCGGACCTACGAGCTCGGCTACACCGGCCGGATCGGCCTCGAGTACAAGGCCTCCCAGCCCGACCCCTTCGCCTGGCTGGCCCGCGCCGCCTCCGCCTGA
- a CDS encoding 2-hydroxy-3-oxopropionate reductase has protein sequence MTTPATTTAAAGASTTATVAVIGLGIMGLPMARNLVAAGHRVTGYNRSQEKTDQLVAAGGQGASSVAEAVAGADVVITMVPDSPDVEAVVTGEDGVFAHAEQGALWIDASTIRPDVAVRLAEQARAAGVRPLDAPVSGGEQGAIDGVLSIMVGGEAGDFEEARPVLEGVGRTIVHVGPSGSGQTVKAANQLIVAGNIQLLAEAVVFLEAYGVDTDAALTVLGGGLAGSKVLDQKGQKMLDRSFEPGFRLQLHHKDMGIVTAAAREAGVSVPLGALVAQLVAATVARGDGGLDHSGLFKLTQELSGRTDG, from the coding sequence ATGACCACCCCCGCCACCACCACCGCCGCCGCCGGCGCGTCCACCACCGCCACCGTCGCCGTCATCGGCCTCGGCATCATGGGCCTGCCCATGGCCAGGAACCTCGTGGCCGCCGGCCACCGGGTCACCGGCTACAACCGCTCCCAGGAGAAGACCGACCAGCTCGTCGCCGCCGGCGGGCAGGGCGCCTCCTCCGTGGCCGAGGCCGTGGCCGGGGCCGACGTCGTGATCACCATGGTCCCCGACTCCCCGGACGTCGAGGCCGTCGTGACCGGGGAGGACGGCGTGTTCGCCCACGCGGAGCAGGGCGCGCTGTGGATCGACGCCTCGACCATCCGCCCCGACGTCGCCGTCCGCCTCGCCGAGCAGGCCCGCGCGGCCGGGGTCCGCCCGCTCGACGCGCCGGTCTCCGGCGGGGAGCAGGGCGCGATCGACGGCGTGCTCTCCATCATGGTCGGCGGCGAGGCCGGCGACTTCGAGGAGGCCCGCCCCGTCCTCGAGGGCGTCGGGCGCACCATCGTCCACGTGGGCCCCTCCGGCTCCGGGCAGACCGTCAAGGCCGCCAACCAGCTCATCGTGGCCGGCAACATCCAGCTGCTCGCCGAGGCCGTGGTCTTCCTCGAGGCCTACGGCGTGGACACCGACGCCGCGCTGACGGTCCTCGGCGGCGGCCTCGCCGGCTCCAAGGTCCTCGATCAGAAGGGCCAGAAGATGCTCGACCGCAGCTTCGAGCCCGGCTTCCGCCTCCAGCTCCACCACAAGGACATGGGCATCGTCACCGCCGCGGCCCGCGAGGCCGGGGTGAGCGTCCCGCTCGGCGCGCTCGTCGCCCAGCTCGTGGCCGCGACCGTCGCCCGCGGCGACGGGGGCCTGGACCACTCCGGGCTGTTCAAGCTCACCCAGGAGCTCTCCGGCCGCACCGACGGCTGA